The region AGATGGTTCGGGGTTTCATGAAGTGGACTATCCAGAAAGTACGGCCGGGCGTTGTTCTCCCTTCAGTTGCTTTCCAATATAGGGTACTAACGCGGCTTTTCAGGGCCAAAAATACGCCGAAAACCACACCGAATTTTTCCCGCTCAATTGGAGAAAGTTTTGGGACTCGGAGCTGAGCCCTCGCCTTCCACTTTACGCGTGCGAGCAGACGCTGGCCCCTGGGTGGAATGATCACAGAGGTCAGCTAGTTACTTTCACTACTAGGCCGTGACAACCGCTAACGTTATGTTTTAGACGTGTATAAAATAGGTGATATTGCAGTTGATCTGTCCAATGTTGATCTGAGCAGATTCAACTCGAAGCTCATTGACGACAGGCGCGCGTACGATATACAGCTCCATCTCAAGGTCACTTTTGGTGCTCAGGAAGGACTATTGAAATATGAAGCTATAAGTCAAGGGAAAACGATTGGAGTGACAAGTATTGATTATAGTACGGCTAGATACTACTGATCGTGCTAAGTATATTGAGCGGGTATTCATGGCTAACACCGCCATCGATTTTAAATCTGCAAAGGCTATACTACTTTCTGATCAAAGGGTACAGTGGTTGACAGGCCTTACCATAATCCTTTCCCTGCTCAGCGGAATTGTGTCATGGGCTGATTCTATCCACTGGAGTAGCTGTGCGTATTCAGCAAAGCCTCCAAATTTGAGCGTTGACATCACTCCTCTAGTAATACCGGTTCCTGCCTCTGATTACCCAGCTTCGCCTTGGCGTCATAGTCCTTTAATTCACTCCAGGCACTGGCAAGCTTCCATTGTTGTTGACGATATTGACCCTCGACCCGTGCTCAATGAGCATCCTGGCGGCATGTACTTGTTGGAGATGTTCCTTCAGGATATTTAATAGAGTCTTACTGTCGTTGACTCTAGGTACAACAATGCAACACGAGCCAGCTGTAAGTTTATCAGATCAAGATCGATAGGCCCCAGTCTAGAGATGAGTAAGCGTGCCTAGTGAGGACCGTTTCTGCCCGGTGGTCCCTAATATCTGCATTTGCTCCACGGGAAAAGACTTATTGATTCTGACTTAGTGCATTTTTCGAAGGTAGGATGTTCCTGGTGTCAGAATACCGTGTACCTGAGTAGCAATGTAGTCCAATAAAGCCAATTAACAGCCGTGCCACGAGCTGCGGTTCGAAATAATTGGATGCGCGAGACTTCCATCTCCAACTGTTCAAGTGTCTTGTAATACCTTATCATGGTGATTTCAAGGCCTGGACCAACATTCTTAGGCGGTTCGCTGTGTTGGTTCATATGACTCGAAAACAAAGAGTAGAAGGGCGCCCTGTTGGGAACCATATATAAACAAAGGAAGATAGATACAAAAGACTTCACTGCCACCAAGACACAGGACCACTTTTGCCCCGTATCTAAAAAACAAACTGATAGCTTCATGTGCACTTCAGACAACAGATACGCGCAGGAATATGACCAATATTTCAAAAAAAGCTATGCATACAATCAATCTTATCATCTTGGTTGTTGCACTAATTATTTCTTTTGTGGTATCCTGGTTCATTTATGGTCGAATTTTGATCAATGTTTACGGATTTTTCTTCGGACCATCGGCCATATTGTACGCCCTTGACCCCTGCCCGTGAGTATATTCTTTGAGATCAAGAACACGCATTCAGAATTGACTCAGCACAGATGGATGGGGTGTCCACCGATCTACCCACCGATCTAGTTGCAGAAACTGGCAATGAACGGCCGCGCATTGGAGCCAAAAAGTCAAGTTGTAAACTGTCTTACGGGATATAGAAGGGCCAAGTTAGAGAATTTTACCGTCAACAACGGGACAAGACTAGCAGCTTGATTGCGCCGCTGTATTTAGGGCCAAAATTCGCTGTCACGTCCTGGCTTATGACGTTGGCTATGGAACAGCAATGGCACAAGTTAGAATGATATCCTCTCGGCGGTACAGTCAGGGTTACCAGATCGAACAGACATACGAGAAAAAAATAGTTGATCGTTTGGAGCAAGGCGGGCATTTTGGGTTCTAGGGTCTCTCAAATGGCCTTTCAAGAGGCGCTAGACACCGGAACATACTTCGGATTGGAAATGAGTCAGGATTAGTCTTTGATATACAGAGCAAATAAGCAATATATGTACACTAGCAGTCAAAAATTTATGTACATTTAGCTTTTGATGTGCGCGTATTTCTGCAGGCCGataagaagagaaaggccgGCAAAGCCACTGCCTATGATGGCCACGTTGAGCAGATTGGATGGAGACGCCATTTTTTCATGAACAAGCTTCACTTGGTCAGGATAAGAACGGCCTACAAAGCATACAATGGACCTAGATAATGAAACAACTAGAGGTCGCCTTCGCCGCATAATTATAGGTCGTCCGTTCGGCCCGTGATCGGAACTCGCAATGTCTAGGGCGAATTATGCAGGCAACTCTGGATATTATAGTACTCGCATGGGAAAGACCAACTGGATCATGCCACTCTAGCAACATACATTGTTGACTACATTTGAGCTTTGATCTACGTTCCGAGTTATCGAAGCTACGTATGAATGCATACAATTATTCATGGTGAACAAGAGGAAGCAAAAACCCCTATTAATCCATACAACAGCCCCTTGCTGACAGATTCTGGCCATCTTATTCATTTAGCTTCAATACAGAGGCGGCCATTGATACAAGCACAAAGGAGCTTTCAGGCAATACGTATGAAATGGGTTATGGCTAATTCTGTCCATCTTAATGTGCATcacccttctccgccaaatATTTTTGGAACCGGGGAAAGAAATCCCGGTAGAAAGCAGTGtccaccatctcctccatcttgtcGATTTCCTGCCCGTCCTTGGTGAGAGTAAGAAAAACAGCATACTCGTTCGTTCACTTGAAGTCTCCCTCGAACGGCTGTCCGCCTTGGAGGTGACATAAAGGGCAGCCGTGCCGCGATCAGCATCATGTACTACCTTGCGAATCTCTATAGCGACTACATCAGCGGCTGCTTTCACTCAAAATACACAGCTTGGGATGAACTACTTGCCTTATAGTTGATAAGGACTTCGATGAGCTTCGGTAGAACCTGCTGCGCCTCAGCCCGCGAGCTCGCCGGCACCCCCAGGCTGAAAGGCAGGATCTGCTGCGTACAGTTTGCAGACCAGGACGCCATCCAGGCTTCCGGGGAGAAGGTCTCCATCCGGCGATGAATTTATTAAGCGTCGCCGCTTGGATAttggctgatgctggcaTCTTTTCCTCGTTTTGCGCCTTGGGTTCCAGTAGCGTACAACCCACAAGCAAGTCCATCACTTATACAACGAACAAACAGTCACAATTAGGATATTCTTATGTCACTACTTAGACTAGCGTTGTTCAATGTGTAGAGGCACGGATGAATTATGCTACTCTAAGCGGGTATGGAAGTAAACGCTCAGGGCAATCCTCCTGCTGTGAGCCGCCCGCAGCGAGCACCCCGAGTTTGGGAGGCTATGAGTCCCCTGAGTTAACTCGGTAAGGAAtaggagaagatgacgaatACACCGAGTCTGCAGGACATAGAATCCATCCGAATACAATGGTGCCGAAAGCCGTGGACTCTCCTCCCGCTGGTCTGGTGGATTAATAAACCGATTGAACCGATGGGGATGTGATTGGAGAACTGCAGTGCTGCCTTGAGGCATAGGGCAGGAAACGAAATAACTAGAGCATTACAGATACCTGAGATTTTACACGGCCAAGCTAGGCACAGCAAATTCGAGAGTTAGCTACAGCTGTTTATGATAGTGTGCTAGACTACGCTCTATGCGCAATCCGCTGGGCTAAGATATAAAATCTAATAATGCGCGTGGACTTGTGCACTTCAAGCCACACGACTCCTTGATCCCATTATACAGATCAATCAGACTTTGCGAAGCAGAGAGTTGTATTAGGCCCATGATACCACAAGGTGTGTCCATGAAGAACAGTGGCGATCAGGCATTTACTCGATTTTTCTAGCAACTCTTACGTAGAGTTttgaaaaagaaacaacAAGTGTCCTTCCGAGTTGGTTATGACATTGCCCACTCGGTCGTACCCCTTACATGTCCCCGGCGCCTCGCATTAGATTGTCCAAGAACGCTAGTTCCATGTCCTGGAATGTCCCGTCCTCCACGCCGGCCATGCCGGGGTATTCGAACAGTTGCACAGGGTCGTCCGAGAGGActtcggagaagaagggccCAGAGAAGCTGTGGATGTTGTTACTTGTTGCTTGGAGAGACGGCGTTGTCGCGGCAGCAGCTGGTCGTGTCTGGGCTTGTCCTTCAGCGCCCGGCGGGACGACGGTAGGGGTTGGCGGGTGTGCGACGGCGGAGACGAGCTGGGCTGCCGCTTGAATGACGCCAAAATACGGAATATAGACGTGTTTGTCGTCCGAATGGGTCGCTTCTGGTTGGGGCTCGCTCTCTGAGTTCTGCACGCGGACTGCCTGGGCGCTGTGGAGATTCCCCCGTCGGCGGCCATCGCCTCAATCGCAAGGAGGCGGCGCAGGAGGCGCGCACTCCGTGCACTGAGCGGGTCGGCATTCAGCCGgtcgagctcctccataTGCTCCTGAGCCTGCTCGATCATTGCTCGGTCGGACAAGCGCTTGGCGGCCAGAAAATTATCGATCTGCGGGGACCGGTACCGGTCGAGATGTGCGAGCACCAAGGTCATGGCAGCCATCAGGGCTATGAAGTCGATAGTGCGGCAGCTGAAGGCGACTCGGTTCCAGCGACCTATGATGAACCGGGAGAGGATCGCGCGTGAAGCATTTACGCAAGTGATTTGAGAGTAATCGTACTTGAGCTCGGCTGAGTGGCGGAGCAAGTAGGGCAGATGGAGctggttgaggaggttgtaGTGGCACAGCTGCGCAAACAAGCGTCGCATATCCCAGAACAATGTCTCCTTATTTTGCTCCTTGCTGAGATTCGGCGTCAGCCACCATCGACTAGGTAAGGTGCGTGCCAACCGGTGTACCTTCCTATCTAGATCCCGAATCAGTGCGTAGTCAGAGCATGAGACGGGGCCAGCATGGTTGCTCTCCAGGAGGCGCGACATAACAACACAATGCTGGCGCTCCAGACGGCCAATAGGAGTATCCTGCGCTAGCATCGCGTCGGAGCCCATAGTCCGATCAGGGCTGCCTTCGGGCATGCCCAGCAGGAGACACATCTGGCGATCGTAG is a window of Aspergillus nidulans FGSC A4 chromosome VI DNA encoding:
- a CDS encoding uncharacterized protein (transcript_id=CADANIAT00010471) encodes the protein MASWSANCTQQILPFSLGVPASSRAEAQQVLPKLIEVLINYKAKIRKVVHDADRGTAALYVTSKADSRSRETSSERTTSITRNVDQSSNVVNNAVLILTK
- a CDS encoding uncharacterized protein (transcript_id=CADANIAT00010472); translation: MDRRPSIEDAPPLKRKKVRRGTRSCWECKRRKMKCVFERPNDAVCVGCHRRWTQCVSQEFPEQLSTPIDSTRQLRDRLRQVQSRLNQVLHQDASYTPACSTDQDQLYTEDAAVQQPAPPLPSLSLAERFPAGEDISHTLYNALPSPQDTTRIAAASSHQSVPFHEILTTPYSILDRDGLRAYSPLLPITGPGVHPVLIARHMLHLASFLQHLHPDLHDEVKGLSEPPSVMRERMAEVAIRLVTTQDQFVGSVEFLECIMIQSLYEANCGHLRRSWMTARRAMAIAQSMGFHQSGARLQYQVLHPDTKAYPHFMWFRIVFYDRQMCLLLGMPEGSPDRTMGSDAMLAQDTPIGRLERQHCVVMSRLLESNHAGPVSCSDYALIRDLDRKVHRLARTLPSRWWLTPNLSKEQNKETLFWDMRRLFAQLCHYNLLNQLHLPYLLRHSAELKYDYSQITCVNASRAILSRFIIGRWNRVAFSCRTIDFIALMAAMTLVLAHLDRYRSPQIDNFLAAKRLSDRAMIEQAQEHMEELDRLNADPLSARSDGRRRGNLHSAQAVRVQNSESEPQPEATHSDDKHVYIPYFGVIQAAAQLVSAVAHPPTPTVVPPGAEGQAQTRPAAAATTPSLQATSNNIHSFSGPFFSEVLSDDPVQLFEYPGMAGVEDGTFQDMELAFLDNLMRGAGDM